One Salmo salar chromosome ssa01, Ssal_v3.1, whole genome shotgun sequence DNA window includes the following coding sequences:
- the LOC106561975 gene encoding procathepsin L, which yields MMSLYLAVLVLCMSAVYAAPMFDSQLEGHWHLWKNWHSKNYHDREEGWRRMVWEKNLKKIEMHNLDHSMGKHSYRLGMNHFGDMTNEEFGQLMNGYKQTTERKYKGSLFMEPSYLQAPKAVDWREKGYVTPIKDQGSCGSCWSFSSTGAIEGQEFRKTGNLVSLSEQNLVDCSRPQGNEGCNGGLMDLAFQYVKDNAGLDTEASYPYVGKDDICHYRPEFNAVNETGFMDIPSGKEHALMKAVASVGPVAVAIDASHNSFQFYQSGIYYEEKCSSEQLDHGVLVVGYGFEGEDVDGKKFWIVKNSWSEKWGDKGYIYIAKDRKNHCGIATAASYPLV from the exons ATGATGTCCCTGTACTTGGCAGTGTTGGTGCTCTGTATGAGTGCAGTGTATGCGGCCCCTATGTTTGACTCTCAGTTAGAGGGCCACTGGCACTTGTGGAAGAACTGGCACAGCAAGAACTACCATGAC agggaggagggatggaggaggatggtTTGGGAAAAGAACCTGAAGAAGATTGAGATGCACAACCTGGACCACTCTATGGGAAAACACTCCTACCGTCTGGGCATGAACCACTTTGGTGACATG ACCAACGAAGAGTTCGGGCAGCTCATGAACGGCTACAAGCAGACGACTGAGAGGAAGTACAAGGGCTCTCTGTTCATGGAACCCAGTTACCTGCAGGCCCCTAAAGCTGTGGACTGGAGAGAGAAGGGCTACGTCACTCCCATCAAGGACCAG GGCTCATGTGGGTCTTGCTGGTCGTTCAGTTCCACCGGGGCCATAGAGGGCCAGGAATTCAGGAAGACTGGCAATCTGGTGTCTCTGAGTGAACAGAACCTGGTGGACTGCTCCAGACCCCAGGGCAACGAGGGCTGTAATGGAGGTCTCATGGACCTGGCTTTCCAGTATGTAAAGGACAACGCCGGCCTGGACACAGAGGCGTCCTACCCCTATGTGGGCAAG GATGATATTTGCCACTACCGACCAGAGTTCAATGCTGTCAATGAAACCGGCTTCATGGACATCCCCAGTGGCAAGGAGCACGCTCTGATGAAGGCTGTTGCGTCTGTCGGCCCCGTCGCTGTCGCCATCGATGCCAGCCACAACTCCTTCCAGTTCTACCAGTCTG GGATCTATTATGAGGAGAAGTGCAGCAGTGAGCAGCTCGACCATGGAGTTCTGGTGGTGGGATACGGTTTCGAAGGAGAGGATGTAGATGGCAAGAAATTCTGGATTGTCAAGAACAG CTGGAGCGAGAAGTGGGGAGACAAAGGCTACATCTACATTGCCAAagacaggaagaaccactgtGGCATCGCTACGGCAGCCAGCTACCCACTGGTCTAG
- the LOC106561982 gene encoding procathepsin L-like has protein sequence MSLYLAVLVLCMSALSAAPMFDSQLEGHWHLWKNLHSKNYHESEEGWRRMVWEKNLKKIEMHNLDHSMGKHSYRLGMNHFGDMTNEEFGQLMNGYKQTTERKYKGSLFMEPSYLQAPKAVDWREKGYVTPIKNQGSCGSCWAFSSTGAIEGQLFRKTGNLVSLSEQNLMDCSRPQGNEGCNGGLEDRAFQYVQDNGGLDTEASYPYVGKDDYLCHYRPEFNAVNETGFVDIPSGKEHALMKAVASVGPLAVAIDASHNSFQFYQSGIYYEKECSSEQLDHGVLVVGYGFEGEDVDAKKFWIVKNSWSEKWGDKGYIHIAKDRKNHCGIATAASYPLV, from the exons ATGTCCCTGTACTTGGCAGTCTTGGTGCTCTGTATGAGTGCTTTGTCTGCGGCCCCTATGTTTGACTCTCAGTTGGAGGGCCACTGGCACTTGTGGAAGAACTTGCACAGCAAGAATTACCATGAG AGCGAGGAAGGCTGGAGGAGGATGGTTTGGGAAAAGAACCTGAAGAAGATTGAGATGCACAACCTGGACCACTCTATGGGAAAACACTCCTACCGTCTGGGCATGAACCACTTTGGTGACATG ACCAACGAAGAGTTTGGGCAGCTCATGAACGGCTACAAGCAGACGACTGAGAGGAAGTACAAGGGCTCTCTGTTCATGGAACCCAGTTACCTGCAGGCCCCTAAAGCTGTGGACTGGAGAGAGAAGGGCTATGTCACTCCCATCAAGAACCAG GGCTCATGTGGGTCTTGCTGGGCGTTCAGTTCCACCGGGGCCATAGAGGGCCAGCTATTCAGGAAGACTGGAAATCTGGTGTCTCTGAGTGAACAGAACCTGATGGACTGCTCCAGACCTCAGGGCAACGAGGGTTGTAATGGAGGTCTCGAGGACCGGGCGTTCCAGTATGTACAGGACAACGGCGGCCTGGACACAGAGGCGTCCTACCCCTATGTGGGCAAG GATGATTATCTTTGCCACTACCGACCAGAGTTCAATGCTGTCAATGAAACCGGCTTCGTGGACATCCCCAGTGGCAAGGAGCACGCTCTGATGAAGGCTGTGGCGTCTGTCGGCCCCCTCGCTGTCGCCATCGATGCCAGCCACAACTCCTTCCAGTTCTACCAGTCTG GCATCTACTATGAGAAGGAGTGCAGCAGTGAGCAGCTCGACCATGGAGTTCTGGTGGTGGGATACGGTTTCGAAGGAGAGGATGTAGATGCCAAGAAATTCTGGATTGTCaagaacag CTGGAGCGAGAAGTGGGGAGACAAAGGCTACATCCACATTGCCAAagacaggaagaaccactgtGGCATCGCTACGGCAGCCAGCTACCCACTGGTCTAG